In Gloeomargarita sp. SKYB120, the sequence CCTTCTACAATAGGCATCAAACCGCGCCATTGGCCCCTACCCCATGACCCTGCTGGACGAGGGACTAGCAGCAGAATCCAACCTAAATGCCTTGCTGCGGGCTTACCGAGCGGGAGAGCGAGACTTCAGTGGGATCAACCTGCGGGGCCTGAACCTGAGTCGGATCAATCTCACGGGTGCGATTCTGGTGGGAGCTGACCTAAGCTACACCAATCTCAGCGGCGCGAATTTGTACGAAGCCAATCTCACCGAAGCCGACCTCAGCGGCGCCAACCTGGGAAGCGTGATCCTGCCAGACCAGGAAACGGGGCGCTTGGTCTATGGGTCCGTGCTGGTGCGCACCAATCTCAGCCGCGCCATTTTGGAACGGGCGAAACTGGTGGAGGCCAATCTCAGCCGCACCACCTTCTTCCAGGCCAACCTGCGAGACGCAGACTTGCGCCAGGCCAACCTCTACCGCACCAACTTCAACGGCGCTGACCTCACGGGTGCGCAACTGCGGCAAGCCAAGTTCTACGGGGTGAATTTGGAAAACGCCATTCTGGACATTTTGGAACTCAGCAAGGCTCAGCTCGACCCCGAAACCCGCCAGATGGTCGCCGAGCGCATCAGCAGCGGCCAGTGGCACGGGCAATTCTAGGGCAGGGAGCGGGGTTGGTTGCGGAAGTTCAAAAACGGACCCCACAGCAACAGCCCCGGGAAAAAGAAAAACACCAGGAAATACATGAACGCCCGTTCCCAGGAACTGGCCACATACCAGCGATTTTTCAGGTAAAAATAAACCCCTAAGGGCAACACCAGCAGATACGCGCCCACCAACGCCAGATACAACAGCAGAACTGCCATGCCCCTTTTCCGAACGACACATCTTTATCCTAGTGTGTTGGGGAGTCTCCTGCTACTGGGACAACCGCAACCCCTGGCGACGGAGGCCGCCCGTGTAGCCCAACTGCAACAGGAACGGCAGCGCCTGCAACGGCCCTCCTACGACCTGGCGCGTTACCCTTTGACCGAGGCCCATGCGACCCATTGGCGCCGCCTGCTCTGGGCCACCGCGCTGCAACAACCCCAGCAAACCTTTGTTTGGCGCGCCCTGCAGCAAATTCTCAGCCGCGCTGGCGCGGAAAACCCAACGCTTGCTGAAGCGCACGTCATTACCCAAGCGCTACAGGTCAGCCACCTGTACTTCCGGCAGCATCCGGCCAGTCGGACCCACCTGCGACCCAGCCTGGAGCAAGTGGTGGCGACCAGTCCCCATCCCCAGTGGGTTGCGCTCGCGGTCAACACCCTAGCCCGTCCCTTGCCGCTGGAGCAGCGTCAACCGCTGATTGCCCAAGTCCGCCGGCGGTTTCCCCAACCTTCGGAGCTGCTGGCGGTGGTGCTTCAGGATTTGGAACAACCGCCCCAGCCATTGCCCCCTTTAACCGACCTACTGGCCTGGCAAGCGTATCCCAGTGAAATGCAGTTGTATGTATTTTGTCCTAGGAACCGCTGGCGACCTTGCACGCTGCTAGTGAAAGACGACCGGGGCGAGTTTTACCGGGAACAGGGGCGGCTGTGGTCTCGGCAGTTGTTGTCCCAATCGGTGTACGCGCTGGAGTGGCCCTTTACCTACGGACAGACGCCCCAGGGATTGCAGCGGGTGGAAGGGCGAACCGACAGCCGCAGCGGCGACCTCTTCCGGGCCTACGGGCAATTTCCCCTGGTGAAGTTGTTTTTGCCCTTTGAAACGGGGGTGCGGGCGTTTTTCCCTCCCCAGCCGGGGCCGTTTCGCGGATCCTTGGCCGACTACTTGGAGCGATTGCCCCCCACCTGGCGGGATTACACACCCCTGCGCCAGAGCTACTACGCGGGACGGTTGGGCCGGAACCTGTTACGGATTCACGGGACGGGGGACGCCCCCACTTTGTTTGCGCGACCGCCGGAAGGGCAACACGACTGGAATCCGGCGCTCGGGTGTCTCACGGCTCTGGAGCGCTATGGCTCTCAGGGGGAATTGGGCCAGGCGGACATGCCCGAGATCCTGCGGGTGTTGGCAAGCGCCAGCAGCGGGCGGATGACAGGC encodes:
- a CDS encoding pentapeptide repeat-containing protein, giving the protein MTLLDEGLAAESNLNALLRAYRAGERDFSGINLRGLNLSRINLTGAILVGADLSYTNLSGANLYEANLTEADLSGANLGSVILPDQETGRLVYGSVLVRTNLSRAILERAKLVEANLSRTTFFQANLRDADLRQANLYRTNFNGADLTGAQLRQAKFYGVNLENAILDILELSKAQLDPETRQMVAERISSGQWHGQF
- a CDS encoding NAD(P)H-quinone oxidoreductase subunit L codes for the protein MAVLLLYLALVGAYLLVLPLGVYFYLKNRWYVASSWERAFMYFLVFFFFPGLLLWGPFLNFRNQPRSLP